The Deltaproteobacteria bacterium genomic sequence CCAGGCAAGATGCCTGACCTATTATGATTGGTTAAGTTATAAAAAGCCCTCGACATCGTCACCCCGGTGAAAACCGGGGTCCAGAGACCGTCCCGGCGAATGCCGGGAACCAGACCATTGAACCTGGATTCGGGTTTTCACCGGAATGACAAAAAAGTGGCCTCCCGTTTTTAGAAGCTGTTGTTCTTGAATTATACCTTTTTTAACGATTTGGTAGAAGAAATTTAGCGGGTCATTTGGAAAAATTTACAAAGGAGGTTTTATGTCGGAAAAGCAGGTAAACGATTTGGGTATAGAAGCCAAACTAAAAGAACTGGGGCTGGTCCTGCCGGAACCGGTCAAGGCCCCTTCGGGGGTAGTACTGCCCTTTTCCTGGGTCAGGGTGCGGGGCAACCGCGCCTTTATTTCCGGCCATCCCCCCCTCAACCCTGACGGTTCTCTGGCCAATCCTCTGGGAAAGGTCGGGGCCGAGGTTACCTTGGAAGAAGGCTATCAGGCGGCCAGGCTGACCGCCCTCGCCATCCTGGGGGACCTGAAACGCACCCTGGGAGACCTGGACCGGATCAGCGCCTGGTTGCGGGTCTTCGGCATGGTCAATGCCGCCCCGGGTTTTAATCAACTGCCCTCGGTGATCAATGGCTTCTCGGATTTGATTATTGAGTTGTATGGAAAGGAAAGAGGGGATCATGCCCGGTCGGCCGTGGGCCTGGCCGAGCTGCCCTTTAATATCCCGGTGGAGATCGAAGGGGAAGTGGAAATCATTGGTTGATTTCCTCGATCCGGGAAATAATCTGAATGGTCTTCCTGGAAATGATACAAATGCTTCATGGAGCGATTAGCCTGACTAAAGAAATCTAATTGCTTCAATGAAGCATTTAAAGAAAGGGGTCTATAACTATATGGCCTGATGTGAACGAACAAGGCAAGTTTTGCCGTTTAGCGATAAGGAGGCTCAGGTGTTTCTTAAGAGAGATGGGATAAAAATTGCCTATTATCTGGAAGGACAGGGGGAACCTTTGCTCCTGATCCGGGGGTTTGCC encodes the following:
- a CDS encoding RidA family protein; translated protein: MSEKQVNDLGIEAKLKELGLVLPEPVKAPSGVVLPFSWVRVRGNRAFISGHPPLNPDGSLANPLGKVGAEVTLEEGYQAARLTALAILGDLKRTLGDLDRISAWLRVFGMVNAAPGFNQLPSVINGFSDLIIELYGKERGDHARSAVGLAELPFNIPVEIEGEVEIIG